GAGAAGATTGCTGGATTGCTGTAACTATAGTATGGATTCAGCATATATGCAGCCACATGCAATGGAGAATCAAGCCTATCTTTCATCTTCTTGTCAACAATAGCCATCACTTCTCTGTAGTTCTTTTCCACATTTCCAAAGGCCTCCTTGATCTCCCTCTTTGCCTTGAGAAGTTCTCCATACACATAACCCATAGATGGTTTCACATCCCCATCAACCAAACGTAGAACTTTCACCAAGGGCTCAAAGACCTTCAAACAAAGGGACACATCTTTCCAAAAACGAATGTTCAACACCGTGGCTGTAGCATCCTTGCCCTTCTTGGTCTTCTTTGCTGCTTCATCAAGATTCTTTTTCTTTGTAGCATCATGTTGCTgcttatctttcttcttctttgctGTTTCATCAAGATTCTTCTTGCACTTCTGCTTAATTTCCTCACTTACTTTTGGGCACTTCACAATAGATGTGCCAACATGTGCAAGATGCTGCTTAAGGCGATAAATTCCTGCTGTGCTCTCTTGTCCACAAAGAAGACACTTGACTCTGTTCTTGTCATTGGGATCACAGAGACGCCCCCACTCCCAGCCTATATCAGATGACTTCCTCTTCAGGTGGTAGGCAACCTCGGCGGCTTCTGGAGCCGCTGCCGCagtcccagcagcagcagcagctgcagcttcGGACGTCGACATCCTAATCCCAATCCAAGAACAAGAGTAGCATAATAAGGACCAACAGAGGCAGACAGGCAGTACACATTCAATCTTAACCCTAAATCCCCAATCCAATTCATCGATTGAGTGATTCACATGCAGAAATCAAAACTACAGACCATGGGAAGATGGGGGGAGACCGTGGGAGCACCTGGAGAGAAGGACCGAGGGGCTTTGTTGGCGGCGACGACCCCTACGTCTGCAACGGCCTATGCGAAGTCGACTCCTGTGCCTGCGGCCTGccctctgttgcaggtgacaaCCCCGTCAGGCGAAGGGGACGGCAACGTCCCATTGCAGGCGGAGGGGCGCGGGCCGGCGGTCGCCGTCGCGGCGTTGTCGCCTCGCCGGTCGGGTGGATGAAGCCGGCAGGGCACCCCGGCTAACTCGCTGTCTCGCTCGTCCTCAGTCCGACGCGCAAGGAGGAACCTGCGCCGGCGCGGAGGATCGACGCGCGGGGAAGGAGTAGGCGTCGTTGGAGGGGAAACCTAGGAATCCAAGCGGAGGAGCGGCAGGGGGAGAGAGCAGAGTGGTGGCGCGGCGGGTGGAGGAATCGACCTTGTCGCTCGGTCGAACCGCATCGAGGCGGAGGGGAAGAAGGGCAGCTTCGGCGACTTTTGCTCCCTCTCGGGCCCGCCTGCTCTTTCCCGCGCGCAGGTGCGCTTCTTTCCCGCGCGCAGGCGCACTTCCCACCCACGCGCCGCGCGCTTCCCAGCCCGCGCGAGCCGCGCGATTTCCGGCGCGTAGCCCCGTTTTTTCTCCGATTCATCGCCGTTTAATCTCTGATGCGCGTGTAGACGAGTGCCTAGGCACGCCCAGCGTCTAATTGAGCGTCTACCCCCTAAACGAGACGTTGGGCCTCCGTTTAGCGTTTAAACACGATTAATCGACGTTTAATGACGTTTTTGCGAACCTTGAGAAATACTAACATCTGAATTTCATTATTCTTACCGTTGCTAAACATATTTTCCTTTTAGGAGACCGATTTCTGAGAGCAGAGGCGATAACAAGGGCTGCAGAGGAGGGGATTTGGGATGGCCGGCGACGACCATGTGGTGGTTGATGTGGACGGCTTAGCGAAATCCAAGGAGAACGAGGTTTCCAAGAAGCCGTCTGAGGATGCGAACGGCCCGGCTGCGGCTGCTGCGTCTCCGTCAGCTGTTGTTGACTTGGTccaggacgacgaggaggagggcgGTGGGGAGGAGGAGCCGCTCATCCAGGCTGCAGAGTGCCGCATATGCCAGGAGGAAGATAGCGTCAAGAATCTCGAGAAACCCTGTGCTTGCAGCGGCAGCGTCAAGGTTTACATCCTGTTAATTAAATTATTGCATGCTATTCTTATCTCCGTACAGCTTTAAGCTTTGCAGTTGTTTGTGAGGTGCACATACAACTAAGTTTTCGCTTTCTGGTTCTCATTCTGCATTAACATGTGTCTGTCATTGCCATTGACATGTTTTCTTGCTTAAAAAGCACAAAATAATCATATTGTGCCTTTCATAATGTCAGACACTCTTGTGGGAATATACAAGGTTAATCAAATCATCTATCCCCAATCGCTACTGCACCATATACTGTAATATTGCCTGTTTATGTCCTCTCTGTTGGGAGAGCTCCAAAGCAGCTATTCACTTTAGCAAGTTTTCTATGTAGTATAAACTTGCACGACATTTCTACCACATTGCTAACAGGAATGAACCAGTTGATTCAGCTACTGTGGATCCATGTTATGCAATTAGGCATGTTATCACTACACAATTGCAACACAATGATTCCAGTTCAgtcttgtagcagtagctggCTGAATTTTATGGTCTATCAGTTTAAGTTTATCATAATCAATATGAATTTGCGATCTGGAGTCTGGACGGTTCTTTGGATAGAGCATAGTAATTAACGACTTCTGGACTGACTATCCTCGCTGCAATTTTTCATGTTCTTTGTATTTAGTCACTTTGCTCATTTTTTATTAATGATTTATTCATGGACATTTTTCAACTTCTACGACAAATATAGAAAGCGTTCAAATATTGTCAATGTAGAACTTTGTATTCTTATATATAATTTTACCTAGAAAAAACGATCTTGGGATTTATTTTATACCTTTTTGTGATCTAAAAGTTTTTTCTTTCTATTCATGCTGAGTGATATAGTTAAATATTTTCTTTTGCGTGAAACTCTGATGCAATCAAGAACTTATAGCTTTACTTTTCTTGTGCAGTATGCTCACAGAGCTTGCGTGCAACGCTGGTGCAATGAGAAAGGAGACACTACTTGTGAAATTTGCCATGAGGTCGGTTAAGTTGTTTTCAGGTTCATTCCACTGATACATGTTTCATTTTGGTTATAGTTTTTTTAGTGCTGATACAAAATTGGCTTAGTACAtatgttgatatatatatatctctGTAATCTTTTTGCCCATGTTTCTTTACTTGAAGGGTTGTTCTCATGATCACCTCACTAGTATCATGCACTACAAACAACTAGAGCTAAAATGGTCCAGGACCCATGACCATGTGCTGTCACACCATGTGCAGTTGGTTTGCTTATCTACCTGGGTTTGTACTAGAAGGGTTGGTACCATGTGTGATTAGGCTTTAGTGGTTTAGActaatgatttaatttggatggTGTTTTAAGAATCTGACTAATCATATGATAAGTCTGTGTGTGTTTTAAATGCTATTTATCTAGTTCACCAATTTTGGTTAAACGGATTTGTATGTTCAATATTCTTATTCTAGTATGAATCGCTTCTATTGATTCTAGCTATTTTtcagcacccccccccccccccccacccccccacccccaACACACACGCACACTTTTGTGGTTAACAACCTCTGAGATAATAAAAATATTCaaggattttttttctatttactgttattgaaaattctaaattttcCAGTGTTAGACTTGTAGAACATGCTTTGGCCCTTCCCTATGTGCATTTTAAATTTTAAAGTTTCCTTTCTTGTATACTGATTCCTTCCAGGCTTGATGATAACCTGTAGGAATACAAGCCTGGTTACACTGCGCCCCCTCGTGTTCAGCCAGATGAGACAACCATAGACATTGAGTAAGTTATTTTGGACATTTTGTGCCATTTTAATTTTAGTGAACAGAATTAGAACATATCTAAGCAGAAGTCATCACTTTGCAGCGGTGATTTGATTATGGATTTGCGTGACCCAAGAATTCTCGCTGTAGCAGCTGCCCAACGTCGTCTTCTTGAGGCAGAGTATGATGGTTATGCTAATACAGATGCTAGTGGTGCTGCATTCTGCCGTTCAGCTGCACTTATTGTAAGCACTGTCCATCAATTCATGATCTTATTGCCCTTTATTAGCTGAACCGATGTGTGAATATtactcctccccccccccccccccccccccccaccaccaccaccacattgtAAGTAGTTTTGGCTTTTCTGGGTACATAGctcttgctatgcatctagatatacatgGTAAAAATTGTGTTATCTAAAAAAGCTAAAACCATttgcaatttggaatggagggagtagctatTTCAGGACAGTTTTGTTTTTGGATTGAAGGACAATGCTTTTATATATTTTACGGTTGCTTCACAAGTCACAACTTGTTTGTGGATGGAAAAACAGTGCTTTTAGTTTGGTTAATTGCTTAGAGAATACGAAAATTGTTGTTGATTTTCACAAGAAGTCCTCTTCCGCTCTGCTCCTAGTCTGATCACCTTAGCTCTCCTCGAGTATTTACCGAATGTCAAGTAACAGATTTCGAGTATATCGAGGTAGACTACCGTAAAATCCTACTTGGTCTTGCAGTTAATGGCGCTGTTGCTTCTAAGGCATGCATTGTCTATCTCAGACAACGAAGGAAATGATGATGATGCTTCTACCATGTTCTCGGTGAGTGTTGTAGTCTTTCATTTTTACTTGGAATGTTGGCGGTCCAGATAGTGCTTTGTGCTGACTCAATCCTTTGCAGCTTTTTCTGCTCCGAGCTGCTGGGTTTCTGCTGCCGTGCTACATCATGGCATGGATATTCAGTATTTTGCATCGCCGGCGGCAAAGACAGGTACCTGATTTGATGCAATTTTGAAGAGATCTATTGGTCATGAAAAAGTTTGTTCCAAATCATCATTATAATAATATATTATATATGCATCCTTTTCAACCAATTGCAAACAAATATTTCTTTGGCATAGGAAGCTCAACATAGCATTGAACTGTTGGTGGTTAGATAAACCATTCTATAGCTACTGGTCCTAAACTTTTGTCGCTGATATGGCACACCATCTAAGTTATCCATGCTTCTTGTTCCTTTGTCTGCAGGAAGAGGCTGCACTGGCGGCAGCAGAGGTGGCCTTCATCCTACAGTCAGCCAGGGGCCGCGCCCTCCAGTTCACCATCGCTCCAGACTCCCCCGCCACCCCACAGCACGAGCCAGTGCCGCAGCAACAGCAATAGGGGGCTAACAACACAACCCCTGGTTCGTTTGTTGTTGATGATGCCCGTCTTGCATCATACTGACTCGCAAAGGTTAAGCCTGGGCTTCTGCCTCCCGTGGCCAATTTGGGTGCCAGTGTCACCCACAATTCGTTGCACCTGAATTTCTGTACTTTGTATTGGACCGAGTGTAATCCAAGAATACCGAATTTAATGTAAATTCATTGTTGTTGCAGCTTTTCTCCTCCTTATTGCGGCATGAATATTAACTGTTGTGTACTGTGATGTACAGTATTTCATAATACTACCATTTATTTTCTATATATGGTGGACGTATCACTAACTTATTTTGATAGATGTGGACGATGTGGTGTATGGAAATTGAAACCTGCAGTTGAATCCAATGTTTATTGTGGAACCTTAATAGGGTGTTTTGGTTTGAGAAATAATTTGATTCAAGATGAGGTGATGCATCATGCGTCTAATCGTTAAATTTTGTGGAATGACTTAGTTTCTCATATTAGTAATAATTATTAGCTTAGCTTAGCTGGTGAAAAATTAGATGGTAATGAATGAATTCGTTCCataaattaaataaaaaagtGAATTGAAAAGATGTACTAGTTCATTTGTCAACCAAAACACCTTTATGTGTTGTTGATAGAACCGCTTGCCAAGCAGCCCAAGGCCTATAAATCAACGCTAAGGCTCTCTACGGAGCGTTCGGCCGGCCGAACAGGAGGGACCCGCCTGCCCCTGCGCCTTGCACGCCCCACCCTTACGCCTCGCGCTACTCTCACCTCGTGCTGTCCGCGTCGCACGTCGCTTACACCTCGCGCTGCGTTCCGCCACACCTTGCACCTCCTGCCCGGATTCGCGCTACGCACAGTCGAGGTCCAACCTCCACACCGTGACATCGAGCTCCATGCCGGTGTCAAGCTCCATGTCAACGAGCATCCATTCGGTGGACGCAAATAGATGACCACATGTTGCAatcgtatgtttcatgtgttttagatgtatgctgcatatgtttcatctgaatgttataAAAGTAGATTTGCTGTTACATAtttgcaatgactatacacgtatATTGCAAAGTGTATGTTTTAGCTgattcaaatgtatgttgcatatattgcaatggctatacacgtatgttgcaagcgtatgttttaaatatttcagctgtttcaaacgtatgttgcaaatgttttatcttgatgttgcagtGCTCATACACATATTATGTTacttgagctacttttcagccatggaacagtgttttcctctcacaatatttcagcataagcatcagcataacccaaatttcagcataagtgaACAGGGTGATTATATTGCAAACGTATGTTGTAAATATTTAatctgtttcagatgtatgttgcagcaaatgcttttatgttgcaagtgttttatgagcGGGCACGGCAAGGGGCGCAGGTGAAGGTGGCACCTGGGGACTACGTGCATGCGGTAAGCGAAGCGGGTGCGGAGCACAAAGCTGTATTCATAGACATGACAGCAGGCGCGGAGCACGAAGCTACATCCATAGACGGACAGCAGGCGCCAAGCCTGAAGCTACGGAACGGCAGTATCTGCAGCAACAAAGCCTCACTGTCCGAGGGCGTGCCATTCTAAAACTGATGACCGACCTGAAGATTATATATtacattacaatgcaatgcaaaacaTAGGATGCATACCTGATCTCATTTTTCAACCAAAATTATAGAAAGAATATTACACTTACGACATAAGATAGTATaatcaaattaattataaaatctatTTTCGTAGAAACTCTAGgtgaagatatatatatatatatatatatgggagaatTATATTCTTGTCCTTGTCCAG
This sequence is a window from Miscanthus floridulus cultivar M001 chromosome 10, ASM1932011v1, whole genome shotgun sequence. Protein-coding genes within it:
- the LOC136486965 gene encoding uncharacterized protein encodes the protein MAGDDHVVVDVDGLAKSKENEVSKKPSEDANGPAAAAASPSAVVDLVQDDEEEGGGEEEPLIQAAECRICQEEDSVKNLEKPCACSGSVKYAHRACVQRWCNEKGDTTCEICHEEYKPGYTAPPRVQPDETTIDIDGDLIMDLRDPRILAVAAAQRRLLEAEYDGYANTDASGAAFCRSAALILMALLLLRHALSISDNEGNDDDASTMFSLFLLRAAGFLLPCYIMAWIFSILHRRRQRQEEAALAAAEVAFILQSARGRALQFTIAPDSPATPQHEPVPQQQQ